In one Legionella clemsonensis genomic region, the following are encoded:
- the gpmI gene encoding 2,3-bisphosphoglycerate-independent phosphoglycerate mutase, with amino-acid sequence MLKNTPLVLIILDGWGYREEITHNAIALADTPQWDEWWSAYPHMLLDASGHQVGLPDEQMGNSEVGHMHIGAGRIISQDFTRINEAISSGDFANNKVFLNVIQKVQQQGKRLHVMGLLSPGGVHSHEEHLFAFLSLCHQHNFNKLCLHLFLDGRDTPPQSALQSITRLNQQLEQYPVAKISSLTGRYFAMDRDQRWERTAPVYRLLTEGQSNFQFPTAEAAIQHFYLEKKCDEFIPPTIIGDTCLIEEDDSIFFFNFRADRARQLTQAFINDSFEGFVRTRQPHLAHFITMTRYAKNLPTECAFPPLLLNNTLGELIADAGLSQLRIAETEKYAHVTFFFNGGSEHIFANEDRILIPSPQVATYDLLPEMSAPELTHALVDAIHSEAYDVIICNYANADMVGHTGDFEATVKAIECLDRCLHDVGQAVAKKEGALLITADHGNAEAMFDETTHQAHTAHTCQPVPLLFVGEKWHFNRQQGSLIDVAPTILTLLGLEKPTEMTGEVLLVENE; translated from the coding sequence ATGCTAAAAAACACACCACTCGTCCTAATTATTCTTGACGGCTGGGGCTATCGGGAAGAAATTACGCATAATGCCATAGCCCTGGCCGATACCCCACAATGGGATGAATGGTGGTCTGCCTATCCTCATATGTTACTTGATGCTTCTGGACATCAAGTTGGTTTGCCTGATGAACAAATGGGAAACTCGGAAGTTGGTCATATGCACATTGGAGCAGGACGTATTATTTCTCAGGATTTTACGCGTATTAATGAGGCAATCAGCAGCGGCGATTTCGCCAATAATAAAGTCTTTCTTAATGTGATTCAAAAGGTTCAACAACAAGGCAAGCGTTTACATGTAATGGGATTACTCTCTCCGGGTGGTGTACACAGCCATGAAGAACACTTATTTGCCTTTTTGTCCTTATGTCATCAACATAACTTCAATAAACTATGCCTGCATCTCTTTCTTGATGGTCGGGATACACCGCCACAAAGTGCTTTACAGAGTATTACACGGCTTAATCAACAACTGGAACAATATCCCGTTGCCAAAATAAGTTCTCTAACAGGACGATATTTTGCTATGGACCGAGATCAACGCTGGGAAAGAACAGCACCTGTCTATCGACTACTCACAGAAGGACAGAGTAATTTTCAATTTCCAACAGCAGAGGCTGCTATTCAGCATTTTTATTTAGAAAAAAAATGTGATGAATTTATTCCGCCAACCATTATTGGTGATACTTGTCTCATTGAAGAGGATGATTCTATTTTCTTCTTTAATTTTCGAGCAGATAGAGCGCGACAATTAACTCAAGCCTTCATTAATGATTCTTTTGAGGGCTTTGTGCGTACTCGCCAACCACATCTGGCTCATTTTATTACCATGACCCGCTATGCTAAAAATTTGCCAACGGAATGTGCTTTTCCTCCCCTACTATTAAATAACACACTGGGTGAGCTTATTGCCGATGCGGGCCTAAGCCAACTACGAATTGCTGAAACGGAGAAATATGCCCATGTGACCTTTTTCTTCAATGGGGGATCAGAGCATATCTTTGCTAATGAGGACAGAATTTTAATACCCTCTCCCCAGGTAGCCACCTATGATTTATTACCAGAAATGAGTGCACCCGAACTTACTCATGCTTTAGTCGATGCCATACACAGCGAAGCTTACGATGTAATTATTTGCAACTATGCCAATGCTGACATGGTAGGGCATACAGGCGACTTTGAGGCAACAGTAAAGGCAATTGAATGTTTGGACCGATGTCTGCATGATGTGGGCCAGGCTGTAGCCAAAAAAGAAGGCGCTTTGCTGATTACGGCAGATCATGGAAATGCAGAAGCCATGTTTGACGAAACGACTCATCAGGCTCATACCGCGCATACTTGCCAACCTGTTCCACTTCTTTTTGTTGGCGAAAAATGGCATTTTAATCGTCAGCAAGGTAGCTTAATTGATGTTGCTCCCACAATACTGACCTTATTAGGTCTGGAAAAACCTACTGAAATGACTGGCGAAGTTTTATTGGTGGAAAATGAATGA